ACGCCTTGCGTAGGATCTCATTCGCCTGGCGCAGCTCCCGCACCTCACGCTCCAAAGCCTTGATCCGTTCCTGCTCGTCCGTTGTCGGCCCCGGCCGCTTGCCCTGGTCACGCTCGGCCTGCCGGACCCAGCCCCGCAGCGTTTCCGGAGTGCAGCCGATCTTCGCCGCGATCGAACTGATCGCCGCCCACTGCGAGGCATGCTCGCCTTCGTGCTCGAACACCATCCGAACCGCGCGCTCGCGCACTTCAGGGGCGTATTTGGGTGATGCCTGTTTCGTCATGAGGACCCCATCCTCTCAGGAAATGGGGCCTCCGACAAACCCGGGGCGGTTCACTCCAGCGTGCGGGCGTCGCGCCGCGCGCCTTCGACACGGCGTTCCAGCGGCTCGATGCGCTCCAGCAGCCGCTCGGCGGCCACCGCCCGCCAATAGGCGGTCCGCACGTCCTGAAGGATGCCCTGGACGACGCGGCGGCGGCGTTCGTCGGCGACCAGCACAAGGTTGGAACTTTGCCGCGCCCGCAGATAGCTGACGCCGAAATCCAGCACGTTCCAGGTGAAGCCGAGATCACCGGTGCGGCGCCCGGTAGCGAGGTTCAGGCTTTCCGATCCACTGTCGTTGTTGCGCCCGACATAGCCCGCCGCGCCACCACGCGCGGCAGCATGTCGTAGTGCGACAGGTCGAGCTGCTGACTGGCGACCGCCGTCTCCATCACCTTCACGCGTTCGTTGAGGTTGTACTTGATGGCCTGCGCCATCGCCTCGTGCATCGAGATCGCCTTGGTCACCGGCTCCTGCGGGGCGAGCGCGACGCTCAGATCCGTGCGCACGCGGGCCAGATTGTCGGCGGCCATCAGCGGTTCCGGCGTTACCGCGCAGCCGGCGGCCAGAAGGGATGCGCACAGCGCGGTGGCCGGAAGCGCCGAGGACAGCCGGGGGCGGCGAAGGCGGACGGTCGGAGTCTTCATGGGGAGGCGTGATCCGTTTTGGCGTGAAGAAGGCGAGGCGGAGGGAATCGGCTGTACCGGCAGCCGAATCGCCGCTAGGAGGCCCGGCTTTCAGGAAGGACATGGTTGGCGAGCGCCGCCAGCAGGGCCGAGGCCCCAGCCGGGCCACCATAGGCGCGGGCCACCTGATGGGCGAAGCCCGGCGAAACCCGGCCCACAAGCGCTACGTCGGCCTGGCCGCCCGTTCCGCCTCCCCGTTGTCCAACGTCCTGCCGGGAGGTGGAACCGTCCGGAGCATCGGTGCCGCCTCGATCCTGGCCTTGCGGATTCGGCGGCTGTCCCCGGCCTTCATCGGCCGGTGCGTTGCCTTGGTTGGCATTGCCCTGGCCCCGGCCGGGAGCCCCCTGGTCCGGCGCGGTGCCGCGCTGTGGCGTGCCGGTGCGGGGACCTGCTTGGCCGCGCGGCTGGCCGTTCCCATCGGTGGGACCAGTTCCGGAAGGAGTGCCGGTGCCGATGCCTCCATTGTTGGGGCTCCCCGGCAGGCCACTGCCCAGGCCGCTTCCACCCAATCCATCACCGCCGGCCCCCAGGCCACCGCCCCAACCACCACCCAAGCCCCCGCCCAGCGCGCTGCCACCGCTGGAGCCGGAGCTTCCGATGCCGCCCGACAGGCTGCTCGAGCTGCTGCCACTGCCACCCGAACCTTGCCCGCCGATGCTGCTCAGCGTGATCGAACGCCCGGCGTCGCTGCTCGACGAGCCGCCGCTGATGCTGCCCAGCGTGATCCAACGTCCCGCATCGGTGCTCGACGAACCGTTCGTCAGGCCGCCGCTGTCGCCAGGCAACGCCGGCGCCGAGGACGATCCGGCGAACGGGTTGGAAAACGAACCGGACGAGGGACTGTTGGCCGTCGTCGGGGCCGTCGCCGGCACCGCGCTGCCCGGCACCGTGACCGCAATCGTCGCCAATCCGCTCTCGTTGCCGGCGGCGTCGCGTGCCGACACGCTGATCGACCGGCTCGACGCCGCTCCGGCGAAGCTCGGGTCGCTGGCGCTCGACCGAAGGCCGATCGCCCGCACCGCCGCCTGGTAATCCGCCACCGAGGCGACGCCCGACAGCACGATCCGGTTGCCGTCCCGCGTCGCCGTGATGCCGTCGGGCAACGCGCCGATCACCAACTCGTCGCCCGCCCGCGCGTCGGTCAGGGTGACTGTCACCCGGTCCAGCGCGCTCGCGTCGGACAGCGACACGCCGCTGCCGATCGACACCGTCGCGCCGGTGCCCAGGCTCGGCGCGGTGCCGCCGACCGACACCGTCGGGCCGCGCGTGTCCACCGTGATGACCAGGGCGTCGGACAATTGTGTGCCGGCGTTTCCGACCGCGTCGGTGGCACTGACCTGGACGCGGTGCGTGCCGTCCGACAGGGCGCTGCCCAGCGTCAGGCTCCAGCCCCCCGACGCATCGACCCGCGCGGTGCCGGCCGCCGAGCCATCGACGAAGACGGTCACCGTGCCGTTGGCCGTCGCGGTGCCCTGCAAGGTCGGTTGGGTGACGTTGGTCAGACCGTCGCTCGACGAGGCGCCACTGTCGCCCGACGCCAGCGTCGGGGCGCCCGGCGCCGCCGGGGTCGTGGTGCGCACGGTGAAGCTCTGGCTCGGCGATGTGCCGGTGTTGCCGGCCCGGTCGGTCGCCGTCGTCTGGACGCTGTGGTCGCCGTCCGACAGTGCGGTGGCGACGGTGAAGCTCCAAATCCCGTCGGCTCCCGCCGTCACCGTGCCGATCAGGGCGCCATCGAGGATGACGTTGACCGTGCTGTTCGGCTCGGCCGTGCCGGTCAGGGTCGGGCGCGTCACGCTGGTGATGCGGTCGCTGGTCGGGGAGCCGTTGTCGGACCCCGCCGCCAGACCTGGCGCCGCCGGCGCCGTCGCGGTCGCGTCGATGGTCAGCGCCAGGGGCGGCGAGGCCGCACTGACGTTGCCCGCCAGATCGGTCGCCGTGGTGGTGATCGACCGGGCGCCGTCGGCCAGCGGGGTGGCGAAGGTGAAGCTCCATTGCCCGTTGGCGTCGGCCGTCGTGGTGCCCAGCGCGACGCCGAAGACCAGTACGGTCACGGTCGATCCGGCCTCCGCCGTGCCGCTGATGGTCGGGCGGTTGATGTTGGTTAGCCCGTCGGTCGCCGACGCGCCGCTATCCTGTCCGGCCGCCAGGACCGGAGCCGACGGTGCGGCGGGAGCCTCCGTGTCGATCAGCACGCCCTGGGTTCCCGGCACGCCGTTTAGCGTGGTCGGAGCCGGGGTGCGAGCCAGATCGGCGATGGTGGCACCGTGCATCGACAATTGCTTGACCTCGATGCCGTTCAGGTCGTTGTCGCCCGCCTGCACGACATAGTCGAACCGCAGGACCGTGTTGGTACTGCCGACGGCGTTGTAGACCGCCTCGCGCGTCACACCGCCGACGTCGATCAGGATCGACGGGGTGCCGCCGGCGACCGCCACCGTCTCGCTGAACTGCACGAAGACGCTCAACGTCCTGCCGACGCCATACATCCCGTCCGCCGGAACGACGACGTTCACGATGCTGGGCGGGGTGGTGTCGATGGCGATGTCCTTCGACCCGCCCAGCGACGCCGCCGCCCCCGTCGTCGGCAGCGTCAGCGTCGCGGTGTTGCCCGACGCGTCCTTGATGGTGCCGCTGTTCAGGCTCAAGGCCCCGGCGTCCAGATCGGCGGCGGTGTCGCCGGACTGCACCGTGTAGGTGAAGCTCAGGGTCTTGCCGCCCGACCCGCCGGCATAGGTGGCGCTGCGTCCGGTGTTCAGCGACAGGGTCGGCGCGCCGGTGACCGTCACCGCTTCCGAGAAGGTCACGGTCAGCGTCACCGTGTCGCCGGTCGTGTAGGAGCCGTTGGCGGTGGGGGAGGTCACGAGATCCACCGTCGGGATCACACTGTCCACCTTCACCCCGCCGGTGCCGGGGGTGCCGTTCAGCGTCAGGGTGGCCTCGTTGCCGACCGCGTCCTTGATGCTGCCACCGTTCAGCACCACCGCGCGGCCCACCACGATGCCGTCGGCGTCGCTCTTGTCCGCCGGCACGGTGTAGCGGAAGGTCAGCGTCCGCCCGCCCGATCCCGACACATAGGCGGCCTGCGCCACCTCGCCGTTGTCGAAGGTGATCGGCAAGGTCGGTGCGCCGCCGACCGTCACCGCTTCGGAGAAGGTGACGGTGAACTCCATCACCCCGCCGGCCAGATAGGTGGCGTCGGCCGGCACCGTGACCGACGAGACGGTCGGGGCCGTGGTGTCGATGACGATGTCCTTCGCCCCGCCCAGCGACGTCCCGCCGCCGGTTGCCGGCAGGGTCAGCGTCGCGCTGTTGCCGGCGGTGTCCCTGATCGTCCCCGACAGCGCGCCGGTCGAGCCGTAGTCGAGATCGGCCGCCGTCTCGCCGCTGCCCACCGTGTAGGTGAAGGTCAGGGTGGAACTGCCCGATCCGCCGGCGTAGGTCGCCGTGCCGCCGCTGTTCAGGGCCAGCGTCGGCGTGCCGGTGACATGCACCACCTCGGAGAAGGCGACGGTGATGGTGACGGTGTCGCCCGACTTGTAGGTGCCGTTGGCGGTCGAGGCGGTGACCGACGAGACGGTCGGCGCGGTGGCGTCGATGGTGACCGACTGGCTCGGTGAAACGCTGGAGACGTTGCCGGCGCTGTCGGTGGCCTTGGCGGTGACGCTGTGGGTACCCGCCGTCAGGGTCGAAACGGTGATCGAATAGTTGCCCGACCCGTCGGCGGTGCCGGTGCCCAGCACCGTGGTGCCGTCGGTGTCGTAGAGCGTGACCGTCGATCCGGCCTCGGCGATGCCGGTGAAGGTCGGGGTGGCGGTGCTGGTGATCCCGTCGGCGACCGACGTGCCGGTGTCGCTGCCTGAACCGAGGGTCGGAGTGCCCGGCGCGCCGGGGGCGCTGGTGTCGATGGTGACCGCCAGCCCCGACGAGACGCTGGAGACGTTGCCCGCCGCGTCGGTCACCTTGGCGGTGACGGTGTGGGTACCCGCCGACAGGGGCGTGCTGGTGATCGACCAGTTGCCGCTGCCGTCCGCCGCCGTGGTGCCGAGTACCGTGGTACCGTCGGTGTCGTACAGCGTGACCGTGCTGTTGGCTTCCGCCGTGCCGGTGAAGGTCGGGGTGGTGGTTTTGGTGATGTTGTCGATGCTGGAACTGCCGGTGTCGCTGCCCGCCGTCATGTCCGGCGCGCTCGATGCGCCGGGCGCAGCGGTGTCGATGACGATCGCCTTGTTGGCGCCCAGCGAGTTGGCCGCACCCGGGGTGGCCAGCGTCAGGATCGCGTCGAGGCTGGTGGAGCTGTCGGCGATGCTGCCGCCGTTCAGCGTCAGCGCACCCGTCGAGGCATAATCGAGGTCGGCCGAGTTGTCGCCGTCCTGCACCGTGTAGGTGAAGGTCAGCGCCGTCGTCCCCGACCCGCCGCTGTATGTGGCGCTGCGGCCGGTGATGCCCAGCGCAAGCGCCGGCGTGCCGGTGACCGTCACCGCCCGGTTGAAGGTGACGGTGATGGTGACGGTGCTGCCGGCCTTGTAGGTGCCGTCGGCGGTGGTGGCGCTGACCGACGAGACGGTCGGGTTGACCAGCGCGGTCACGACGAGGTCGTTGCCGGTGCCGCCGACGTAATCGACCGTGTAGAGGTCGCCGTTCGTGCTCAGCGTGTCGCCCTGCGCCAGCCCCGACAGGGTGTTGGACACCGCACCGCTGCCGGTCTGGTTGACGACCGTGTAGGTGGCGGCGTTGACGGCGGCGAAGCTGTTGACCCGGGCGACTGTGACGGCGCTGGAGCCGCTGGCCAGCGTGACGCCGCCGCTGACGATCACCTGGTCGTAGCCGGAGCCGGCGGTCGTGCCGGCGATCTCGACCGCCAGGGTGCCGCTCATCGACAGGTTGCCGTTGACGGTCAGCGAACCGATGCCGTTGTTGGTCCCGGCGACGCCGGGGGCCAGCGTGGCGCCGGAGGCCACCGTCAGCGTGTTGGAGGAGCCGCTGGCGAAGATGCTGCCGGTGCCGCCCAGCGTGGCGCCGGAGGCCACCGTCACCCCGCTGGTGTCGCCCAGCGCTCCAGTCACCAGCACCGTCCCCGCCGACACGGTGGTGCTGCCGCTGTAGGTGCTGCTGCCCGACAGGGTCAGCGTGCCGGCCCCCGACTTGGTCAGGTCGAAGGAGCCGTCGATGGTGTTGCTGAGGGTGGCGGTGTATCCCGAGCCGACATCGATGGTGGCGGCGCCGCTCAGTTGGATGTAGTTGCCGAAACTCCCCGTCACCGCGAAGCTCAGCGTCGTGCCGGCGGCCAGATCGACGCCGGACGCACCCAGACCGCCGGTGGAGGCGGCGATGATCGTGCCGGCGAAAATGCTGGTGCCGCCGTTGTGGGTGTTGGTTCCCGACAGGGTCAGCGTGCCGCTGCCCTGCTTGACGAGGGACCCGCCGCCGGAGCCGCTGATGACGCCGCTGAACTCCGTCGACGTGTTGTTGCCGCCGGCCGTCAGAGTCCCGCCCAGCACGATGGCGCCGGCTCCGGCGATCGACCCCACCGTTTCCGTGTCCGGCACCGACAGCGTCGCCCCGCTCGCCACCGTCACCGCGCTGCCGTCCGCGATGACCGAGACGCCGGACACCGTCAGCGTGCCGCCGGACACGGTGGTGGCACCGGTGTAGGTGTTGGCGCCCGACAGGGTCAGGCTGCCGGCACCCGACTTGGTCAGGCCGCCGGTGCCGGACAGCACGCCGGAGAAGCTGGTGGAACCGCTCGACGGGCTGACGGTCAGAGTGTTGGCGCCCAGCGTGACGTTGCCGGCACCGCTCAGCGAACCGATGGTCTCTGCGGCAGAGAGTGCCAGGGTGGCGCCGGAGCTGACCGACACCGCGTTGTCGTCGGCGATGGCCGAGCCGCCCGACACCGTCAGCGTGCCGGCCGACACGGTGGTGGCGCCGGTGTAGCTGTTGGCCCCCGACAGGGTCAGCGTGCCGGTGCCGGTCTTGGTCAGGCCGCCGGTGCCGCTGATGACGCCGTCGAAGCTGGTGCTGCTGTTGGCGACGCCGGTTGTCAGCGTGTTGCCGTTCAGCGTGACGCTGCCGGCGCCGGCCAGCGACCCGATGGTCTCGCTGCCGGACAGGTCCAGCGTGGCGCCGCTGGATACCGTGACGGCGCTGC
The sequence above is drawn from the Azospirillum lipoferum 4B genome and encodes:
- a CDS encoding TolC family protein, which produces MNLATGRRTGDLGFTWNVLDFGVSYLRARQSSNLVLVADERRRRVVQGILQDVRTAYWRAVAAERLLERIEPLERRVEGARRDARTLE
- a CDS encoding ELWxxDGT repeat protein, with product MSFSFIWTKGSAKKARAAGKPVVRPPLGFALEPRFMFDAAGAATADQATAGDHAADPVAASHDSTDHSAGPSLAQAVAEVTPAATAPVEIRAADPARNDGRKDVVFVETNTAGYQTLVDGVKAGVEVVLLDSNQDGLSQMAEWAKTHTGYDAIHIISHGAEGQISLGSVTLDSATAESRSADLAALGAALKADGDLLLYGCSVASKTGSAFIATLADLSGADVAASTNPTGATAKGGDGLLEFSHGTVADGARSIISFSGFDGLLSTPDTTPPTVDAANSVPAHGTTAVAVDADIVIDFSENIALGTSGKITLYNMTSRLNTAVFDVSTASGGGITLSDGSTLTISGDKLTINPSGILASASQFTVLFTAGSITDTAATPNPIAAVTDGTAYSFTTGIRVIFNGFDNTAGGELFATDGTTSGTFLLKDINPGTNSSDAQAIVLLPNGKMLFSANDGTNGTELWITDGTAAGTVLVKDINGGSGGSNPGLITTLSNGKILFGATDATNGNELWITDGTQAGTTLVKDINPGSGNSSLSNLIALNDGRMLFVADDGTHGRELWITDGTTAGTVLLKDIQVGSSTSNLSNFTKLSNGSVLFLADDGTNGQEPWITDGTTAGTVLLKDINAGSTGSSASSFVALPNGTALFGATNGSTNNGSELWITDGTANGTVLLKDIESGTPGSSPTNFALLSDGKVLFSASTSTTGRELWITDGTANGTVLVKDINSGSSGSNPTSITVMPNGKAVLAATTSTSGQELWVTDGTANGTTLLKEIRSGSNGSSPTVLTLLADGRVMFKANDGTSGSEPWITDGTTAGTFLLKDINSGSLSSSVSYIVSFKPLALNQLPVIGNLGSDAVTVAPTDDATVIDQGTAASASDADAASFNDGTLTVSIGTGRVTGEDFLGIRNQGTATGQVGASGGTVTYGGAVVGTYTGGTGADDLVVTFNGSATAAVVSAVLQNITFDTSGTTSGDRTVNFTLTDGIGGTSSTASVTATVANANAPPVIGNLDGDSVAWAGEGQTVLLDAGTAATASDTENGAGSWTGSVLTVRRSVSGTATPLPSDIFSFNSNASFSESGGSLLDTANSNAVFGTVTNANGTLTVTFNGSATATLIQTVMRNILYRNDTPTGDTVIRYSLTDGNGGSTTADVTVTSDTIYVTNTADDAGTGVADGVGLREAVAIALADTTGSQTIKFASGLANGTITLGSGLAVTENLTFDSDAASGLTIAGSTITVSTGTVLTISNGGSDTLTVSSKLSGSGAVTKSGAGTATLSGSNDYSGATTVSTGTLTVDGGIGDSSAVTVSSGATLDLSGSETIGSLAGAGSVTLNGNTLTTGVANSSTSFDGVISGTGGLTKTGTGTLTLSGANSYTGATTVSAGTLTVSGGSAIADDNAVSVSSGATLALSAAETIGSLSGAGNVTLGANTLTVSPSSGSTSFSGVLSGTGGLTKSGAGSLTLSGANTYTGATTVSGGTLTVSGVSVIADGSAVTVASGATLSVPDTETVGSIAGAGAIVLGGTLTAGGNNTSTEFSGVISGSGGGSLVKQGSGTLTLSGTNTHNGGTSIFAGTIIAASTGGLGASGVDLAAGTTLSFAVTGSFGNYIQLSGAATIDVGSGYTATLSNTIDGSFDLTKSGAGTLTLSGSSTYSGSTTVSAGTVLVTGALGDTSGVTVASGATLGGTGSIFASGSSNTLTVASGATLAPGVAGTNNGIGSLTVNGNLSMSGTLAVEIAGTTAGSGYDQVIVSGGVTLASGSSAVTVARVNSFAAVNAATYTVVNQTGSGAVSNTLSGLAQGDTLSTNGDLYTVDYVGGTGNDLVVTALVNPTVSSVSATTADGTYKAGSTVTITVTFNRAVTVTGTPALALGITGRSATYSGGSGTTALTFTYTVQDGDNSADLDYASTGALTLNGGSIADSSTSLDAILTLATPGAANSLGANKAIVIDTAAPGASSAPDMTAGSDTGSSSIDNITKTTTPTFTGTAEANSTVTLYDTDGTTVLGTTAADGSGNWSITSTPLSAGTHTVTAKVTDAAGNVSSVSSGLAVTIDTSAPGAPGTPTLGSGSDTGTSVADGITSTATPTFTGIAEAGSTVTLYDTDGTTVLGTGTADGSGNYSITVSTLTAGTHSVTAKATDSAGNVSSVSPSQSVTIDATAPTVSSVTASTANGTYKSGDTVTITVAFSEVVHVTGTPTLALNSGGTATYAGGSGSSTLTFTYTVGSGETAADLDYGSTGALSGTIRDTAGNSATLTLPATGGGTSLGGAKDIVIDTTAPTVSSVTVPADATYLAGGVMEFTVTFSEAVTVGGAPTLPITFDNGEVAQAAYVSGSGGRTLTFRYTVPADKSDADGIVVGRAVVLNGGSIKDAVGNEATLTLNGTPGTGGVKVDSVIPTVDLVTSPTANGSYTTGDTVTLTVTFSEAVTVTGAPTLSLNTGRSATYAGGSGGKTLSFTYTVQSGDTAADLDAGALSLNSGTIKDASGNTATLTLPTTGAAASLGGSKDIAIDTTPPSIVNVVVPADGMYGVGRTLSVFVQFSETVAVAGGTPSILIDVGGVTREAVYNAVGSTNTVLRFDYVVQAGDNDLNGIEVKQLSMHGATIADLARTPAPTTLNGVPGTQGVLIDTEAPAAPSAPVLAAGQDSGASATDGLTNINRPTISGTAEAGSTVTVLVFGVALGTTTADANGQWSFTFATPLADGARSITTTATDLAGNVSAASPPLALTIDATATAPAAPGLAAGSDNGSPTSDRITSVTRPTLTGTAEPNSTVNVILDGALIGTVTAGADGIWSFTVATALSDGDHSVQTTATDRAGNTGTSPSQSFTVRTTTPAAPGAPTLASGDSGASSSDGLTNVTQPTLQGTATANGTVTVFVDGSAAGTARVDASGGWSLTLGSALSDGTHRVQVSATDAVGNAGTQLSDALVITVDTRGPTVSVGGTAPSLGTGATVSIGSGVSLSDASALDRVTVTLTDARAGDELVIGALPDGITATRDGNRIVLSGVASVADYQAAVRAIGLRSSASDPSFAGAASSRSISVSARDAAGNESGLATIAVTVPGSAVPATAPTTANSPSSGSFSNPFAGSSSAPALPGDSGGLTNGSSSTDAGRWITLGSISGGSSSSDAGRSITLSSIGGQGSGGSGSSSSSLSGGIGSSGSSGGSALGGGLGGGWGGGLGAGGDGLGGSGLGSGLPGSPNNGGIGTGTPSGTGPTDGNGQPRGQAGPRTGTPQRGTAPDQGAPGRGQGNANQGNAPADEGRGQPPNPQGQDRGGTDAPDGSTSRQDVGQRGGGTGGQADVALVGRVSPGFAHQVARAYGGPAGASALLAALANHVLPESRAS